Proteins co-encoded in one Gossypium arboreum isolate Shixiya-1 chromosome 11, ASM2569848v2, whole genome shotgun sequence genomic window:
- the LOC108472642 gene encoding bZIP transcription factor 2-like has product MATSRTGSSSSSATRRSSSSVEEFQQVLNERKRKRMASNREAARRSRMRKQKHLDDLMGQVSQLAHENNQILANINITTQIYLNIEAENTVLRAQMAELSTRLQSLNEINDFISSNNGVFGYDHPNNYEADHDHHHHQVNIDTFMNNPWGCFYGNQPIFASADMIM; this is encoded by the coding sequence ATGGCTACTTCAAGAACTGGATCATCTTCATCTTCAGCCACGCGGAGGAGCTCAAGCTCGGTGGAGGAGTTTCAGCAGGTTTTAAATGAAAGGAAGCGTAAAAGAATGGCGTCCAACAGGGAAGCCGCTCGCCGGTCTCGGATGCGTAAACAAAAGCACTTGGATGATCTGATGGGCCAAGTTTCTCAGCTCGCACATGAAAACAACCAGATCCTTGCCAACATCAACATAACCACACAAATCTACTTGAACATCGAGGCCGAGAACACGGTCCTTAGAGCTCAGATGGCTGAGCTCAGTACCAGGCTTCAATCTCTCAATGAaatcaatgatttcataagctCAAACAATGGGGTTTTCGGATATGATCATCCCAACAACTATGAAGCTGACCATGATCACCATCATCATCAGGTCAATATTGATACCTTCATGAATAATCCATGGGGTTGTTTCTATGGCAACCAACCCATCTTTGCTTCTGCTGATATGATTATGTAA